One segment of Asterias rubens chromosome 2, eAstRub1.3, whole genome shotgun sequence DNA contains the following:
- the LOC117307412 gene encoding uncharacterized protein FLJ43738-like, producing MSEALRRELNPLIIKVSSASSMPSTPQSFRELSRRCMPVYTAYTFKEPMYESCRKPHGRNIYWEDVNVELLGIIPKGELVEYFHGPPLEVEVHDRDRRPEEIKQKPTLFGEDIEDDKISNVGMVTAKRTLHNPFHTHIKPWDPYGLAKFDLSDLLLGERVLNLTSPIHSCQLPDVIGRNRTDTRLIGYSNSADGPKDEPLPMGHYLESHSQLKIRVEVSYPLTSSQEVKLKEEMETPPECPFARMVYIFECKNTEFLHMLVKLVTLINATALNLDQMPPHIIEAALSTYKLSEAQQESPILELVTGFQVMDGEKHIFVLEGLREKFVFQTLPSKSAAVSGTPNSLLRETIISAVGKRSLRVAFLKMS from the exons CTGAGGCACTCAGGCGAGAGTTGAACCCCCTCATTATTAAGGTCAGCTCAGCGTCTTCCATGCCCTCCACACCGCAGTCCTTCAGGGAACTGTCCAGACGCTGCATGCCAGTGTACACAGCCTACACCTTTAAGGAGCCCATGTATGAGAGTTGCCGGAAGCCGCACGGCAGAAATATATACTGGGAAGATGTGAATGTGGAGTTGTTGG GTATTATACCGAAGGGAGAGTTAGTTGAGTACTTTCATGGTCCACCTTTAGAGGTTGAGGTGCATGACAGGGATCGTCGGCCTGAGGAGATCAAACAGAAACCAACGTTATTCGGGGAGGATATTGAAGATGATAAGATCAGCAATGTGGGTATGGTGACCG CCAAGCGTACTCTTCACAACCCATTCCACACTCACATCAAGCCCTGGGATCCGTACGGCTTGGCTAAGTTTGACCTCTCCGACCTCCTGCTTGGTGAGCGAGTCTTGAACCTGACCTCGCCCATCCACAGCTGCCAACTACCAGATGTGATTGGCCGCAATAGAACAGACACCAGACTCATTGGATATTCAAATTCAGCGGATGGCCCAA AGGATGAACCATTACCAATGGGTCACTATTTGGAATCTCACAGTCAGCTTAAGATCCGGGTAGAGGTATCCTACCCACTGACATCATCGCAGGAGGTGAAACTCAAAGAAGAGATGGAAACACCTCCAGAG TGTCCATTTGCTAGGATGGTGTACATCTTTGAGTGCAAGAACACAGAGTTTCTACACATGCTGGTGAAGCTTGTAACTTTGATCAACGCTACTGCACTAAACCTAGATCAGATGCCACCGCATATCATTGAGGCAGCGTTATCCACCTACAAACTGTCTGA AGCCCAACAGGAGAGTCCGATCCTAGagcttgtgactggtttccagGTCATGGACGGCGAGAAACACATCTTTGTCCTAGAAGGCCTGAGAGAGAAATTTGTGTTCCAAACTTTACCTTCAAAGTCAGCTGCGGTGAGTGGAACTCCAAACTCTTTACTGAGGGAGACAATCATTTCGGCGGTTGGGAAGAGGTCATTGCGTGTTGCATTCCTCAAAATGTCCTGA
- the LOC117307414 gene encoding uncharacterized protein LOC117307414 has protein sequence MEEKTWENAGLLPVVELQWHLPKKQATSPNYAFKPILHYQTAQASLQNKSTTSSSPASLLPASGDDGTLAHTVHRKPTHTDRYLHNSSFHHLRFKSAVCNTLACRAFNTCEKGSLKQELHHIKTSPQLDRYKTFNLSKPKTSLNPDERPEFKGCNHPPIGHTSHNLQRIFSQAQVKTFHRAPSKIQVSLHTHKEKQDTQDRAGVYHIPCDCGIVHIGETGHNISTRVKKWPTMLIR, from the exons ATGGAAGAAAAGACTTgg gagaatgctggactgctgCCGGTGGTGGAGCTTCAGTGGCACCTACCTAAGAAGCAGGCAACATCGCCAAACTACGCCTTCAAGCCGATCCTACACTACCAGACTGCACAAGCCTCACTCCAGAACAAGTCCACGACCTCCTCATCACCTGCGTCTCTGCTCCCAGCTTCAGGTG ATGATGGCACTCTAGCTCACACGGTACACCGCAAGCCAACACACACCGACAGATACCTTCACAACTCTTCATTCCATCATCTTCGCTTCAAGTCCGCTGTCTGCAACACCTTGGCCTGCCGGGCCTTCAACACCTGTGAGAAGGGCAGCTTGAAGCAGGAACTACACCACATCAAGACATCACCTCAACTCGACAGATACAAGACATTCAACCTCAGCAAACCCAAGACAAGCCTCAACCCAGATGAACGACCAGAGTTCAAAGGCTGCAATCACCCTCCCATCGGCCACACTTCTCACAATCTTCAACGTATCTTTAGTCAAGCTCAAGTCAAGACCTTCCACAGAGCACCAAGCAAGATTCAAGTATCACTCCATACACACAAGGAAAAGCAAGATACTCAAGACAGAGCCGGCGTTTACCATATTCCCTGTGATTGCGGTATAGTACACATCGGGGAAACCGGCCACAACATCTCAACAAGAGTCAAAAAATGGCCAACCATGTTAATAAGGTGA